A window from Drosophila miranda strain MSH22 chromosome Y unlocalized genomic scaffold, D.miranda_PacBio2.1 Contig_Y2_pilon, whole genome shotgun sequence encodes these proteins:
- the LOC117192641 gene encoding peptidyl-prolyl cis-trans isomerase 5-like — protein sequence MKFVLFVFLVTLVAGIVVADDSKGPKVTEKVFFDITIGGEPAGRIEIGLFGKTVEKTVKNFKELAEKPQGEGYKGSKFHRIIKDFMIQGGDFTKGDGTGGRSIYGERFEDENFKLKHYGAGWLSMANAGKDTNGSQFFITTKQSSWLDGRHVVFGKILSGMSVVRKIENGATDARDRPVKDVVIANSGSIPVAEAFSVAKTTD from the exons ATGAAGTTCGTACTGTTCGTGTTTTTGGTGACCCTAGTGGCCGGCATTGTGGTTGCCGATGATAGCAAAGGGCCCAAAGTGACCGAAAAG GTTTTCTTCGACATCACCATTGGCGGGGAGCCCGCTGGTCGCATTGAGATCGGCTTGTTCGGCAAAACTGTAGAGAAGACCGTGAAGAACTTCAAGGAGCTGGCGGAGAAGCCACAGGGCGAGGG TTACAAGGGAAGCAAGTTCCACCGCATCATCAAGGACTTTATGATCCAGGGCGGCGACTTCACCAAGGGTGACGGCACCGGCGGACGCTCCATCTACGGCGAGCGTTTCGAGGATGAGAACTTCAAGCTGAAGCACTATGGCGCCGGCTGGTTGAGCATGGCCAACGCTGGCAAGGACACCAACGGCTCCCAGTTCTTCATCACCACCAAGCAGAGCAGCTGGCTGGACGGACGTCATGTTGTCTTCGGCAAGATCCTGTCCGGCATGAGTGTAGTGCGCAAGATTGAGAACGGTGCCACCGATGCCCGCGACCGTCCCGTCAAGGATGTGGTCATTGCCAACAGCGGCAGCATCCCCGTGGCCGAGGCCTTCTCCGTTGCCAAGACCACCGACTAA